A stretch of Henckelia pumila isolate YLH828 chromosome 4, ASM3356847v2, whole genome shotgun sequence DNA encodes these proteins:
- the LOC140860850 gene encoding uncharacterized protein, translating to MKIEQVFTFVAYPQGNGQVEVTNRTIVQALKTRLDTARGKWVEELSSVIWSYRTTTRFETGKTPFSMVYDTKDVLPGEIGQESARIMAYGENNQELRAIDLDLIEEHRTRAAIRLAAYRKRITQAYNKRVYPKVFKEGDLVMRKIQHQGEKGKLDEKYEGSFKVVGKAGVAAYYLEDAQGKKGKRSWNAQHLKRYYP from the coding sequence ATGAAGATCGAGCAAGTTTTCACATTTGTAGCATACCCGCAAGGGAATGGACAGGTGGAAGTCACCAACCGAACAATAGTTCAGGCTCTCAAAACACGACTGGACACAGCCAGGGGTAAGTGGGTTGAAGAACTCTCATCCGTAATATGGTCATACAGAACCACAACTCGATTTGAGACGGGCAAAACACCGTTCAGCATGGTATACGACACTAAGGATGTCCTTCCCGGAGAGATAGGGCAGGAAAGTGCGCGGATAATGGCATATGGAGAAAACAATCAAGAGCTGCGGGCAATTGATTTGGACTTGATAGAAGAGCATAGGACCCGGGCAGCAATACGGCTTGCAGCGTATCGCAAGAGAATTACCCAGGCTTACAATAAAAGAGTATACCCTAAGGTCTTCAAGGAAGGAGACCTGGTCATGCGAAAAATCCAACATCAAGGAGAAAAAGGAAAGCTGGATGAAAAGTATGAAGGGTCATTCAAGGTGGTAGGAAAGGCCGGGGTAGCCGCTTATTACTTGGAGGATGCTCAAGGCAAGAAAGGGAAAAGGTCATGGAATGCTCAACACTTGAAAAGATACTACCCTTAA